The Rosa chinensis cultivar Old Blush chromosome 7, RchiOBHm-V2, whole genome shotgun sequence DNA segment TGACCCATGTTTCCCATTACCCTCAATCTCTCCCTATCGGAATTGTGGCACCGCAACCTTTGAACCACCATGTCGTCAAACCATGGCCGACACAAGTGGCCGAACCACTCCACCGTTGATCCTCGCTACCATCGAACCACACAGACGTCGAACCAGATCCATCAAAGCACGGCTAGCAATAATGGGCGGATCACCATTGCTCCTGGATTCCATCTGGAACTAAAATGCATCCTTGATTGAGTATCTCCCCCTTCCACTAGGCTTCCACGACCTTGACCAATGGTGGATCCAAGCTTTGTTGGCTCTAGTAGACAGTTGCAGACTTCTTCACGTCCTCGGCGGTTGCAGACTTTCATAACTGCACCATCACTTCTCCTCGTCCCAGCCTGTACTCTACCTTGGACCATCACTCGTGAATCAACAAACCAGACCTACTCGTCTGAGCATAACTGTtcagaatatatacatcccacatgggaaaaatgagacatttcctatgggtttataagggtttgggccactccatctattgccaattgattttagATGTGAACCCTAAATTACTTTATCAACGATGTCTCGAGGACGCGCCACCGGATGGAACATGGATGCAAGTAGCGCAACAAACTCTTTTCTCCTATTTGGGTATGGAGCAAACCCTCAAATCCGCTTTTTAAATTTTACCAAACACTATTCTGGTTGCTTGACAAATATGTTAGCCCTTAAAAACTTTTTAAATAATTTGAGAATCAAGAAGATTGTGAGTGACATCAAATGGCTTGCTTAAAGCTTTGAAGTTGTTACTTTCAAGCATATCTTCCGAAATGCTAACTTTATAGCGGATTTTCTTAGATAAAATGAGACATTCGGTGGATGAAATCAGACGTGGACTCGACATCTCCTTCTTGATGCCCTTAatgctttcaattttgattttactCGGTGTAGGTTGCgcaatatgtttctctttttaactTTCTTGCTCGAtcaaaagtcaatttttaataattaattTAACCATTTTGGAAAGGTAGAGTGAAAAGAATTTTGATCATGGcaaatagaaaaggaaaaattgacAGCGCGCTGTTGTATAGTAAAAATCAATAAACGGTGAAGCCGTGGTGAAGCCGTCTCTCTGCTTCTCCGACACCCGGAAGCTCTATAGCCACGCCCACTGTGTCCTCCCCTCTTATCACTTATTCacgccactctctctctctctctctctctctctctcatatatcAGATCTGCCCTCAGGGAGACCCCAAACCCCCTTCTTCCCTCTTCTCTCTTCACAATCCACACTCCTTGATGCCCCAACTTCCCTAATGGAGCAGCTCAAGACCATCGGCCGGGAGCTCGCCATGGGCTCCCAAGGCGGCTTCGGCCAATCCAAGGAGTTCCTCGACCTCGTCAAGTCCATCGGCGAAGCTCGATCCAAGGCCGAAGAGGAGCGCATCGTCCTCCACGAGatcgaaaccctaaaacgaCGCCTCTCCGAGCCTGACATCCCCAAGCGCAAGATGAAGGAGTACATCATCCGCCTCGTCTACGTTGAAATGCTCGGCCACGACGCGTCGTTCGCTTACATCCACGCCGTGAAGATGACGCACGACGACAATCTCGTCCTCAAGCGCACCGGCTACCTCGCCGTCTCGCTCTTCCTCAACGACGATCACGACCTCATCATTCTCATCGTCAACACCATCCAGAAGGACCTGAAGTCTGACAATTACCTCGTCGTTTGCACCGCCCTCAATGCCGTCTGCAAGCTCATCAACGACGAGACCGTGCCCGCCGTTTTGCCCCAGGTCGTGGAGCTCCTAGGGCACCAGAAGGAGGCGGTGAGGAAGAAGGCGATCATGGCTCTTCATCGGTTTTATCAGAAGTCGCCGTCGTCGGTTTCGCATCTGGTGTCCAATTTCCGGAAGCGGCTCTGTGATAACGATCCTGGAGTCATGGGAGCCACGCTGTGCCCGTTGTTCGATCTCATTACCATCGATGTGAATACGTATAAGGATTTGGTGGTTAGCTTTGTGAGCATTCTGAAGCAAGTTGCAGAACGTAGGTTGCCCAAGACCTATGACTACCATCAGCTTCCAGCGCCCTTTATTCAGGTTTACTTTCGAGCCGAGCTTACTGTTTGAATGTAGTGAAATAAGGAGCTTTGTTGTGATGTGGTTATTGAATTTGAGAATGCAGATTAGGTTGTTGAAGATTTTGGCATTGTTGGGGAGCGGGGATAAGCAATCGAGTGAGAAGATGTATATGGTAGTTGGCGACATATTTAAGAAGTGCGATTCCACGAGTAATATAGGAAATGCAGTTCTTTATGAGTGTATTTGTTGCGTTTCTGCAATACATCCTAATCCGAAGTTGTTAGAACAGGCTGCTCAAGTCATCTCAAGATTTTTGAAGGTttggattttcaaattttcagtgATTTGTGCAATATATTAGAGTTTAGGCTGTCAGAGGTTCAAAAACCAATTATTCCTTTTTATGTATATGGTGGACAGAGTGACAGTCATAATTTGAAATATATGGGCATTGATGCTCTTGGTCGACTGATAAAGATCAGTCCGGAGATAGCTGAGCAACACCAGTTGGCTGTCATTGATTGCTTAGAGGTGAGACATTTCCGTCTGGTTATGTTTTCTAACCAAGCTTGTATCGTTTAATGTAAATGAAGTTTGTTCTTGGTGCAGGACCCGGATGATACTTTGAAGCGAAAAACATTTGAACTGTTATACAAGATGACAAAGTCCTCCAATGTGGAGGTGATTGTTGACCGtatgattgattacatgatAAGCCTTAATGATAACCATTACAAAACATATATAGCATCTCGATGTGTGGAGCTTGCTGAGCAATTTGCTCCGAGCAATCAATGGTTTATCCAGGTAACACATGCTGCCTTTTGAATTTCACTTCTATTCTGGAAGAATTTTGTTATTGCTTAATGAACTGCTAATGTCTTTCACCTCTGATATTTTGTCTTCAGACCATGAATAAAGTCTTCGAACATGCGGGAGATTTGGTGAATGTTAAGGTGGCACATAACTTGATGAAATTGATCGCCGAGGGATTTGGAGAGGATGATGATACTGCAGATAGTCAGTTGAGATCATCTGCGGTATGTGATTTTCACTTTTCAGCATATCTTGACACTGCTTTACTCAGTATCATTGACACAATGCTATTTGACTTATTGTGTGCATGAAGAATGTTTCTGTTATATATCAGAATCCCACCTAAGCATTGGTGTGATTTCTTAGGTTTCAATCCAACTTTAAAATCAATCAATATGTCCTTTAGATTTAGATTTGTAGTTCCATCCATTAACTTTGATCACCAACTCTCTTAAAAAAGAAACTCCGACACTTTTAAGGATGACCAAAcatgtcatgtcatgtcatgtcatgtcatgtcaGGATGAGGTAACATGAAAAAAAGTTGACACTAACTAACACGTGCCACGTGTGACAATATTTATGAAATTACTATCAAGCTTTCCTGTCTTCTCTTCATCTTTCCCATTTATCCTACACTCCCACCTCCTTCTAATGCCTTTGCGAATTGCATGATCATTTCCTTGTCTGCCATCTCGCCTTCACACTGTTcaagctaatcgaaccttggtCTTAACAAAGATATGTTCATTGTGTTATGCGCAAGTTGATATACATTTAATGCAATTACTAGAGTATGGAGGAGATTATCCAATATGTAGTCATTTTCTATTTCCTTCATGAAGTTGCTTAAGCTGTTTCTTTGATACATTTTTAGTAAAGAGCACTGCTCTTTATAGAAAGGAGTTTCTGGTTTTTCTTTTCCAGAAAGTCTGTAGCTGTTTTATACATGATAAAGACTATTGTTCTCAATTAGTATAATGTAGACATTAAGTTCTTCTGGGTACAAGTAGAAGTATCTTAGCTTGTTTGATCCTGATGTGGAGTGTACCAGCTCATGTGAATCGTATCCATTGTACTTGTTATTGATTGACTGATGATGCTGCTTAATTcagaatagcataatataatttTAAGAAACCAACCGTGGAAAATCTGATTTGTCTTTGACGACGCATATCAGCCTTTTCTCTATTTGTCATGACGCAGAGCTTCTTATATTTTTGCTCcatcttttttctttggattttgGTGAAGTGAGCTGGGTTGCCGAGAGAAAGCCTCTTCCCCTTAGTTTATGCAAATAGATTGTTAAATGACCATATTGTGTGAGAACTCTGGGGTATATCTGCCTTAAAATTTAGTCTACATCCTTCTTTGGTATATAATCATTATCTACTGTGGCCATGTTCACTGATTATGATGAAAATGGGTTGGGAATTTCATATATCTGAATTCCATTTGAAGTCCCTGTAAATTTTGCTTAGAAGAGTTAATTCTGTAATTACTTCACTCTCTCTTGGATGCTACTATATAACTCGAAGATTGGAATATTTATAAAATTGATGCATTAGTTTCTTTTTCCCTgtcttcttccctttttttttttttgggtattgcaATAAAGATTTTTTTGTGCAGGTGGAGTCATATTTGCGCATCATTGGAGAGCCAAAGCTTCCGTCTGTATTTCTTCAGGTACAGTGCCCTCTCAATTCTCTTCATCCTATTTATGCTTTTATGTAGAAGTTCTTAAAAGAATATTCCTGTTGATGTCTTAATGTTTAGTTGTGATTACAGGTCATTTGTTGGGTTTTGGGGGAATATGGAACTGCTGATGGAAAGTATTCTGCTTCGTATATCACTGGGAAGTTATGTGATGTGGCAGAGGCATATTCAAATGATGAAACTGTCAAGGTATCACTCAAACCAAGTATTTTTGTAGCTAGAGTTTCTatcattttttatttgtaatttttAAGAGATTGAGCTAATGGGATCGCCATGCTTCAGGATTAGGTGGTCAGTCTGTAAATGTATATAGAGAAATACACGATCTTTTTTTAATACTTATGGTAATGCCTGTGTTCCGTTTCCATTTCATCACCGTATATAATTGAAACAGAATAGTTATACATGGTGGAAGCTATTAACATTTACAGATTTGATTCGATTGGATTTTAGTTTTGTCTATTCTCTCCATATATATGATTCATTTGTGAACATTTCTCAGTAGTTTTTCATATCAGGTCTGTCTACcctttgtgttgtttttgggGGTATTAGATTTTTTT contains these protein-coding regions:
- the LOC112175898 gene encoding AP-4 complex subunit epsilon, translating into MEQLKTIGRELAMGSQGGFGQSKEFLDLVKSIGEARSKAEEERIVLHEIETLKRRLSEPDIPKRKMKEYIIRLVYVEMLGHDASFAYIHAVKMTHDDNLVLKRTGYLAVSLFLNDDHDLIILIVNTIQKDLKSDNYLVVCTALNAVCKLINDETVPAVLPQVVELLGHQKEAVRKKAIMALHRFYQKSPSSVSHLVSNFRKRLCDNDPGVMGATLCPLFDLITIDVNTYKDLVVSFVSILKQVAERRLPKTYDYHQLPAPFIQIRLLKILALLGSGDKQSSEKMYMVVGDIFKKCDSTSNIGNAVLYECICCVSAIHPNPKLLEQAAQVISRFLKSDSHNLKYMGIDALGRLIKISPEIAEQHQLAVIDCLEDPDDTLKRKTFELLYKMTKSSNVEVIVDRMIDYMISLNDNHYKTYIASRCVELAEQFAPSNQWFIQTMNKVFEHAGDLVNVKVAHNLMKLIAEGFGEDDDTADSQLRSSAVESYLRIIGEPKLPSVFLQVICWVLGEYGTADGKYSASYITGKLCDVAEAYSNDETVKAYAVTAIMKIYAFEISSGRKVDMLPECQSLVEELSASHSTDLQQRAYELQAVIGIDAHAIESIMPSDASCEDIEIDKNLSFLNGYVQQAIEKGAQPYISENERSGVSSINNFRSQDQHEALSHSLRFEAYELPKPLVPSRVPPAAVASSTELVPVPEPSYARETHQSASLPSVSDAGSSELKLRLDGVQKKWGRPTYSSSASSTSTSSSHKTTNGITQVDGVSTSNSKARDTYDLRKPSVEISPEKQKLASSLFGGPSRTEKRPSSGNHKVSKATEKSQVSKAAGAHTDAAVEKTNHEPTPDLLDFSDSTVTGTAPSIDPFQQLEGLLDQTEATSTVNNGPAGASKTPEIMGLYADTPVSGLSSSVGNPVLTNRDDFNLASELSNATRTSQVGVSQSNRGPNPKDSLEKDALVRQMGVTPTSQNPNLFRDLLG